The genomic region TATCCTGATGTTCCCATGAGAAATCTGGAATATTCACTTTATCTTATTTTCCTGGTTTACCTCTATAAAACCGTAGATTCTGTTTTGGTGGTTACGAGTTATCACGACTTTGAAAACTTTGTTCTGCCATCAACGTTTGTTCCCTTGGGCAATACCACGGTTGGTTTATATGTCGTCTTGCTTTTTGTGACCTTGTTGACTTTTGGGCACAGGAGAAAATCGGTAGGCCCATATGATTTTTCCAGTTTTAACGAGAATATGGATTCTTGGCAATAATTTTTGGTTTTCCTATTCCAATTCTTAGCATTCCTGTAAGGAAAGTTATGCCTTTACGGCTATTACATGCATAACGTTTATTATTTCGTAGTATCAATATAGCGGTCGTGATAGTTATGTGATACTTTTTATTTTTTTTCGTATTGTAATTATGAAGCATATACTTATCATAGAGGATGACCTGGAAATCGTTAGACTTTTAGAGATTCATCTTACCGACTCAATATACAAAACCTCCAAGGCTATGGACGGAGCCCTAGGCTTAAAAATGGCCTTGGAAAACGATTATGACCTCATATTGTTGGATTTGACCCTGCCCACACTTGATGGCGTCGAAATCTGTAAAAAGTTGAGGGCGAAGAAAAATACCCCGGTAATAATGCTCACGGCAAAATCTGAAGAGATAGACCGGGTTTTGGGCTTGGAAATAGGTGCTGACGATTACATAACAAAACCATTTAGCATTCGAGAGCTCTTGGCAAGGATAAAGGCCGTTATGCGGCGAACGGATAGTAAACCGGACCATCAAAAAGACTCTTCCTCGATAGCTGCGGAAGGTCTTCATATAGATGTCGATAAACGCAAGGTCGTACTGGGCAATCAAAAAATTGAGCTATCCCCAAAAGAATTCGAGCTTTTGGTCCTTATGGCTTCCAACCCTGGTAGAAACTACACACGAACCGAATTGTTGAACATGATTTGGGGCTACAATTTTGAAGGTTACGAGCATACCGTTAATTCGCATATCAACCGATTACGGGCCAAAATTGAATCGGATATGACCAATCCAACTTATATTTTGACTACATGGGGCGTTGGCTATAAGTTTAATGAAGACAGTATTTTATGAGCAAAACCGAAAAAACATTAACGCCCCGTCTGGTAAAAAAGTTATGGGTAGCTTTTATCCTCATCATTATTTTAATGGGAGCATCCTATATTTTTATTACGGGATATCTCACCAATAAACATAACCAAGCCATTACACAACGTGTAAATGCCAAGGTAGCGGAACACGTTATCCAAGAAAAATTTCAAAGTGCATCCCCCTTTTTGCAAGATGGGAGCGTTAACAAAGAACTGTTCGGTGATCTCATGCACGATATGATGGCGGTGAACCGCGGTATAGAAGTTTATCTTTTAAATAAAACGGGTGACATACAATATTCCGTTGTTTTGGAGCATAATGAAAATGAGCCTACCAAAACAGTTTCGCTGGCACCTATACAAACCTTTTTAAAAACCAATGGCACCGAGTTTGTAATCGGGGACGACCCCTTAAACCCAGGAGAGCAGAAGATTTTTTCAGCTGCCCCATTTTCGGTTGATGGCCAAGAGGGCTTTATTTATATCATTTTGGCGGGAAAAGAGTTTGAACTGATCAGTAACAATCTTTTAGGACAATATTTTACCAAGCTTGGCATTGGTGCTACCTTGTTGACCATGTTTTTTGCGGCTATTATCGGCTTGTTGAGCATTTGGTTTTTGACGAAGAACCTAAGGTTGATTACGAGGACCGTTCGTAAATTCCAAGAGGGTGATTTAGAGGCGAGAATCGAAAACCCGGAAAGATCGGATATTGAGGTATTCGCACATTCCTTTAATGATATGGCCGATACGATTGTGAGCAATATGGATAAAATGAAATCTGTGGATACGCTACGACGAGAATTGATTGCCAATGTTTCCCATGACCTAAGAACACCTTTGGCCATTTTGAAAGGCTATGTGGAAACCCTTCAAATAAAACGGGACTCCTTGACCGAAAAGGAGAAAGATGAATATTTACAGATTACACATGACAATATTGATAAATTATCCAACTTGATCAATCAGTTGTTCGATTATTCAAAGCTGGAAGCGGAGCAAGTAACCCCGATCAAGGAACCTTTTTCCATTACCGAGCTTTCCCATGATTTGATAGCCAAGTTCAAGGTCTTGGCAAAACAGAAACAAATAGATCTGCAACTGGATAATCCCGAAGAAAACTGTATGGTTTTTGCCGATGTTAGTTTGGTAGAACGGGCGTTACAGAACCTAATCGAAAATGCCATAAAATACACACAGCCCAACGGTAAGGTTACCTTGAGCTTGCACAAAAAAGGAAAAAATATTGAAATTGATATTACCGATACCGGAACAGGCATCCCTACGAACGAGCAACCTTTTATTTTTGACCGATATAAACAGGTAGATAAAAGTGCCAAAAAACAGGGGTATGGTCTGGGCCTTGCCATCGTAAAACGCATTATGGACCTGCATGATACTACCATAACCGTCTTGAGCAAACCAAAAGAAGGTAGCTCATTTATTTTCAACTTGCCTGCCTATCAGATATGAACGGGAAACAATTGCTATGAAAAAACCCCTTTCAAATGTAGCCAAATGGAAGGGGTTTTAAATTAAAAGTTAATTTTATAAAGTATTATACTGTCTCAAATTAAGAATTTCTTTATGGTGTTTGGTATAAAAATGAAATTTAGCTAGTTTTCTACTATTACAGAAATTTTTCCATTCAGAATCCGAAAACGCTTTAAAAAACGGATTTGCCAATTGTTCTTCATAATCTTCGTTTTCATCAGGGAGCCAAGTAAATCTATAAAATTGTTTTGATTTTAGCTTATCAGTCAAATAATCAAATGACCTTATTTCGGCTCCAATTTCTTTTGAAATTTGATTTCTTTTTTCGATTTCATAAGGATTGTTTGTTCTCCTTCCAATAATAATTTTAAATCTCAAATGACTATCTGTAATTACACGTGTAGAAATTGTCGGTAAGTATTTTTTAAACCAGGAAGGATTGTCGATAAGCCATCTTTTCCAGTCTCTTATTTGTTGGGTAGCTCGATTGAAATCTGAAGTCATTATACCTCTAGAGTTAAAGAGTTTTGCTCTTGGCCGTTTAATTTCAAATAACTCAAACTTGTTTCCATTGCTAAAACCATCCGAAAGAGTAACGAAATCGGTCTCTAATTCACTCCCAAGTTTCAATTTTGATATAACTACATGACAGTTTTCATTGGCCATGAAAAATCCTGCGTTGTTAGATAGATATGTTTGGTAATGGTTTTCCGTCAAATCTTTATTCAAAAGACTTTCCCAATCTAAAATGAGATTTTCCTTGAAATGAGAGCTATTAAGTATATTAAACCAGTTATCTACATACATTTGAAACGCTATAAATTACTCACTATTTATTGTTTTTATGAATTCAATACATTCGAAAAGAAATAGGTTATTTGTTTTTGTTATTAAAGGCCGCTGATATAGCTACCATATAAATCCTTAAACTGGTACCCATCCTCAAAACGATGTTTGCTGAGTTTTTTATGGGATACCAAACCCCAAAGCAAGAGTTCTTTTAGAAAATAGATATCCGTTTTGGGAAAATCCGGCTGATGGTCCTTTACCAATTGATTCAGTTCCGGAATACTGTCCAAGGTACGTTTGTATTCGGCATCGGTAAAATCATCCAAAAGCTCAAAACCTTCGCCTTGAAAAAACCAATGCAGCAACTCATCGTAGGGTGTTTCCTCGTTTTTACGTTCCAACTTGTTTATCTCGGGAAAATACTGTGGGAATACGGACTTTACGGCATCATCGATTAAAATTGCCGCTACACCATCGGCACCCTCTTGTTCCCCTTCGTATACCAATTCTATTTTTCCCGTTATTGCCGGGATAACCCCGAGAAAATCACTTAACCGTACCATGGTTTTCTCTGCTCCGGTCAACAGTGCCCTACGCTCCGCTGTACTCAAAAGGTTCTCAAAAGCCGTGATGCTGGTACGGGCACTTACCCCACTTTTGGCATCTACATACTCGCTGTTTCGTGCCTCAAAACTTATTTGTTCCAATAGATCTTTGGCGATATCGGGAACGTATACGGCATCGACCTGCCTATCATCCAAATTGGATTCCTGTTGCGTGATTTTACGTGCCGTTTCAATATCATCGGGATAGTGGGTCAGAATCTGTGAACCAATCCTATCTTTTAAAGGCGTAACGATACTGCCCCTGTTGGTGTAGTCTTCTGGGTTCGCCGTGAACACAAATTGGATGTCCAAAGGCAGTCGCAACTTAAAGCCCCTAATCTGTATATCGCCCTCTTCCAAGATATTAAAAAGCGATACTTGAATACGAGCTTGTAAATCTGGTAGTTCATTGATAACGAATATACAACGGTTGGCACGAGGGATCATTCCAAAATGGATTACCCGGTCATCGGCATATGAAAGTTTTAGATTTGCCGCTTTTATTGGGTCTACGTCACCTATTAAATCCGCTACCGTAACGTCTGGCGTGGCCAGTTTTTCATAAAACCGCTCATTTCTGTGCATCCATGTTATGGGAGTTTTATCTCCTTTTTCCTTTATTGTCTCTATCGCATAGCGTGACATCGGTCGTAGTGGGTCATCATTGATTTCCGAACCTTCTACCACAGGAATCCATTCATCCAATAAATGAACCATCAATCTCGCCAAACGTGTTTTTGCCTGCCCACGAAGTCCCAATAAATTGATGTTGTGCCGAGACAAAATAGCTCTTTCCAATTCCGGGATTACCGAATTTTCGTAGCCCCAAACCCCTTCAAAGGTATCTTCCCCGTTCTTGATTTTTTCCCTAAGGTTATCACGCAGTTCATCCCTAATGCTTTTGGTTTGATAGCCTGCTTTTTTGAGTTCCCCCAAAGTGGGGATTTTTTCTTTTTTCAATTTCATGTTTTTTTAATCAAATGGTAATAAATCCGGTTCCAAGAATCTTGATTTTGCTTGTTTAGAATCAAAAATATCGAATCCGTAATGTGCGTTAATGAGTTCTCTAAAATTATTTTTAAGCCTTGGAAGTTCTCTAATAAAATCTTCAAAAATATTCGACGTTGACTTGAGCATAAAATGATAGACCGCCTTGATAGCGGCAACGGTTAGCGTTGAATTATATTTATCTTCCGCTCCCACATGCACTACAAATTTTTTTAATTGAAATTGTATGTTCGATAGTGCATTACCGATGCCATATTTTTTGATATGTATCCATGCCAGTCGCAAATGTGCCTCATGGTTGAATAAGACCGGATTTAACTCACAATGCTGAAATTGTCTTTCAAATTCCAAATCGGATAATTGAAGATGACTTTTCATATCACTTCAATCTTTTTCTTCTGTTGTTTTCATAATCCTCAAAAATCATTTCCCCCAAACCTTTTAATCCGGTAAAAAATGCCTTGCCTTTATTGGCTTCGGTAAAATGACGTATGAATTGCATAAGATACGGGTCTTGGGCAATCATAAAGGTGGTAATGGGAATATGAAGTTTTCGCGCTTGCCGTGCCATGTTGTAGCATTTCTCCACAATATAGTCGTCAAGGCCTACACTATTTTTATAATAGGTGCCATCGGGCATTCGAAGGCAGCTGGGCTTACCATCGGTAATCATAAAAATCTGTTTGTTGGTATTTCGTTTTCTTCGCAGCATATCCATCGCCAGCTGTAATCCTGCAACGGTATTGGTATGGTACGGCCCCACCTTTAAATAGGGTAGGTCTTTGATGGGTATGGGCCAAGCATCGTTCCCGAATACCAATATATCCAATGTGTCTTTGGG from Costertonia aggregata harbors:
- a CDS encoding response regulator transcription factor translates to MKHILIIEDDLEIVRLLEIHLTDSIYKTSKAMDGALGLKMALENDYDLILLDLTLPTLDGVEICKKLRAKKNTPVIMLTAKSEEIDRVLGLEIGADDYITKPFSIRELLARIKAVMRRTDSKPDHQKDSSSIAAEGLHIDVDKRKVVLGNQKIELSPKEFELLVLMASNPGRNYTRTELLNMIWGYNFEGYEHTVNSHINRLRAKIESDMTNPTYILTTWGVGYKFNEDSIL
- a CDS encoding sensor histidine kinase — translated: MSKTEKTLTPRLVKKLWVAFILIIILMGASYIFITGYLTNKHNQAITQRVNAKVAEHVIQEKFQSASPFLQDGSVNKELFGDLMHDMMAVNRGIEVYLLNKTGDIQYSVVLEHNENEPTKTVSLAPIQTFLKTNGTEFVIGDDPLNPGEQKIFSAAPFSVDGQEGFIYIILAGKEFELISNNLLGQYFTKLGIGATLLTMFFAAIIGLLSIWFLTKNLRLITRTVRKFQEGDLEARIENPERSDIEVFAHSFNDMADTIVSNMDKMKSVDTLRRELIANVSHDLRTPLAILKGYVETLQIKRDSLTEKEKDEYLQITHDNIDKLSNLINQLFDYSKLEAEQVTPIKEPFSITELSHDLIAKFKVLAKQKQIDLQLDNPEENCMVFADVSLVERALQNLIENAIKYTQPNGKVTLSLHKKGKNIEIDITDTGTGIPTNEQPFIFDRYKQVDKSAKKQGYGLGLAIVKRIMDLHDTTITVLSKPKEGSSFIFNLPAYQI
- a CDS encoding Shedu anti-phage system protein SduA domain-containing protein, which codes for MYVDNWFNILNSSHFKENLILDWESLLNKDLTENHYQTYLSNNAGFFMANENCHVVISKLKLGSELETDFVTLSDGFSNGNKFELFEIKRPRAKLFNSRGIMTSDFNRATQQIRDWKRWLIDNPSWFKKYLPTISTRVITDSHLRFKIIIGRRTNNPYEIEKRNQISKEIGAEIRSFDYLTDKLKSKQFYRFTWLPDENEDYEEQLANPFFKAFSDSEWKNFCNSRKLAKFHFYTKHHKEILNLRQYNTL
- a CDS encoding AAA family ATPase — encoded protein: MKLKKEKIPTLGELKKAGYQTKSIRDELRDNLREKIKNGEDTFEGVWGYENSVIPELERAILSRHNINLLGLRGQAKTRLARLMVHLLDEWIPVVEGSEINDDPLRPMSRYAIETIKEKGDKTPITWMHRNERFYEKLATPDVTVADLIGDVDPIKAANLKLSYADDRVIHFGMIPRANRCIFVINELPDLQARIQVSLFNILEEGDIQIRGFKLRLPLDIQFVFTANPEDYTNRGSIVTPLKDRIGSQILTHYPDDIETARKITQQESNLDDRQVDAVYVPDIAKDLLEQISFEARNSEYVDAKSGVSARTSITAFENLLSTAERRALLTGAEKTMVRLSDFLGVIPAITGKIELVYEGEQEGADGVAAILIDDAVKSVFPQYFPEINKLERKNEETPYDELLHWFFQGEGFELLDDFTDAEYKRTLDSIPELNQLVKDHQPDFPKTDIYFLKELLLWGLVSHKKLSKHRFEDGYQFKDLYGSYISGL